One Thermoplasma volcanium GSS1 genomic window carries:
- a CDS encoding AMP-binding protein yields MGYNFVRDVIERNDKRKTAVIMSDENLSSKNETYGTLLKESYKLSNFMRQLRLKAGNRILIMMENSLDLYHVVTASIAAGMVYAPTAPILPDDQIKYRVEQLKAKAIFVDAGTHQKAEQFGDIVVNMSDEGTRVEISKMDDTFNDFETEIDGEHAVFFTSGTEGMPKMVLHTNRYPEGHRTTVKWLDLNRDDVHWNISSPGWAKWGWSSYYSPFIAGSAVFGMSYRRFDPERALDAMSKFQITSVCAPPTVWRMFLQHDVGSRALYLKKAASAGEPLNPEVIERFEKYTGVKIKDGYGQTESTLMVGNLTGMKVKPGSMGKSLEPYDIRIVDENGNELGVNRTGFIAVKAEKRPEGLFSAYINDKKLTHDRFKNGYYYTGDTGYRDEDGYIWFVSRSDDVIKASDYRIGPFEVESALLRHPAVVESAVVGSPDDIRGDIVKAYVVLKKGYEPSYELARELSMLVRNTIGPHARPKRIEFVEDLPKTISGKIIRKQLRQMEIDRYMKMKNGINLNTSNKEFNIERIE; encoded by the coding sequence ATGGGCTATAACTTCGTGAGAGATGTTATTGAGAGAAACGACAAGAGAAAGACTGCAGTAATAATGTCAGATGAAAATCTTAGCTCAAAAAATGAGACCTATGGAACACTGTTGAAAGAATCTTACAAACTAAGCAATTTTATGCGTCAACTAAGGCTGAAGGCAGGAAATCGCATCCTTATAATGATGGAGAACTCCCTTGATCTATACCATGTTGTTACTGCATCTATAGCTGCAGGGATGGTGTATGCACCCACAGCTCCGATACTCCCAGATGATCAGATAAAATACAGGGTAGAGCAACTCAAGGCTAAAGCTATATTCGTGGATGCTGGAACCCATCAAAAAGCAGAGCAATTCGGTGACATCGTAGTTAACATGAGTGATGAAGGTACAAGGGTAGAGATATCTAAAATGGATGACACTTTTAATGATTTTGAAACAGAAATAGACGGCGAGCATGCGGTTTTCTTCACCTCTGGAACTGAAGGTATGCCAAAGATGGTGCTACATACGAACCGCTATCCAGAAGGCCATAGAACAACAGTCAAATGGCTTGATTTGAACAGAGATGATGTGCATTGGAACATAAGCAGTCCAGGCTGGGCCAAATGGGGATGGTCTTCCTATTATTCTCCATTTATTGCCGGTTCGGCAGTTTTTGGCATGAGCTACAGGAGGTTCGATCCAGAACGTGCTTTAGACGCTATGTCAAAGTTTCAGATAACTAGCGTATGCGCACCACCTACAGTATGGAGGATGTTCCTTCAGCACGATGTTGGATCTAGGGCGCTCTACCTGAAGAAGGCGGCCTCCGCAGGAGAACCGCTCAATCCTGAGGTTATCGAAAGATTTGAAAAATACACAGGCGTTAAGATAAAGGACGGTTACGGCCAGACTGAATCGACTTTGATGGTGGGCAATTTGACAGGCATGAAGGTGAAACCAGGTTCGATGGGAAAATCGTTAGAGCCGTACGATATACGTATTGTTGACGAAAATGGAAATGAACTAGGCGTAAATAGAACAGGTTTTATAGCTGTGAAAGCAGAAAAAAGGCCAGAGGGGCTTTTCAGTGCATATATTAATGATAAAAAGCTTACACACGACAGGTTTAAGAATGGCTACTATTACACAGGCGATACGGGATATCGAGATGAAGATGGGTACATATGGTTCGTTTCCAGGTCAGATGACGTAATTAAGGCATCGGATTACAGGATTGGGCCTTTTGAAGTGGAATCGGCTCTGTTAAGGCATCCTGCTGTAGTAGAATCAGCAGTTGTTGGCTCACCCGACGATATCCGCGGCGATATTGTTAAAGCATATGTTGTTCTAAAGAAAGGATATGAGCCGAGTTACGAACTTGCCAGAGAATTAAGTATGCTCGTAAGAAATACAATAGGTCCACACGCTAGACCAAAGAGGATAGAATTCGTTGAAGATCTCCCTAAGACTATAAGCGGAAAAATAATAAGGAAACAGCTCAGGCAGATGGAAATAGACAGGTATATGAAAATGAAAAATGGGATTAATTTAAACACTAGTAACAAAGAATTCAACATAGAAAGGATCGAATGA
- a CDS encoding MFS transporter: MTTESKPELIESINDAKTSGFHYKTWIVSGLGFFTDAYDLFIIGVVTSILVLSGWNKFTTLQSSLLDSTALLSAVIGALIFGRLIDKLGRKTVYGLELIILIVGALGSAFLTPLNGVYVLIIWRFILGIGIGGDYATSSTIMAEYSNTAHRGKLVGMVFSMQSLGLLAGPLITLGLLYSGMSLSLVWKLLLAFGAIPALIVVYFRRKMPETPRYLLRVKGDAEAAVKNWEKYTGIEASADAQAEVIKKSWTQIIKQKEFLITLVGTAGAWFLMDWALYGNSIMSSSMLGVLVPSSVTGLDHLIRTTIYSAMIFGFAAFPGYWLATFTIDRIGRKTIQSIGFAAMALSFGILGVFHQLLSPSYIVQFLLLYGMSYFFINFGPNVTTFIYPPEVFPTKVRGLGAGASAAGGKIGAFVGTFLNAIILRSSIGESGLFMILALLAAFGLIITLVLLPEPKKLDLDESSGEKALLV, from the coding sequence ATGACCACTGAATCAAAACCGGAGTTGATAGAATCCATAAATGATGCCAAAACAAGTGGGTTCCATTACAAGACATGGATTGTGTCAGGTCTAGGTTTCTTTACGGATGCCTATGACCTGTTCATAATAGGGGTTGTAACGAGCATACTTGTTCTATCAGGCTGGAACAAGTTTACAACACTTCAGTCATCGCTACTTGATTCCACAGCCCTTTTGTCTGCTGTAATTGGAGCATTGATATTTGGAAGGCTAATAGACAAGCTCGGGAGAAAGACGGTGTATGGCCTCGAACTCATAATACTTATAGTAGGTGCACTTGGAAGTGCGTTCCTGACACCGTTAAATGGTGTATATGTATTGATTATCTGGAGGTTCATACTGGGTATCGGAATAGGAGGGGACTATGCAACTAGTTCAACAATAATGGCTGAATACTCTAATACGGCCCACAGGGGAAAACTCGTCGGAATGGTGTTTTCGATGCAGTCCCTGGGGCTTCTTGCCGGGCCGTTGATAACTCTCGGTTTGTTATATTCAGGCATGAGCCTTTCACTCGTCTGGAAGCTTCTCCTAGCATTTGGTGCCATACCAGCCCTCATAGTCGTGTATTTCAGAAGAAAAATGCCTGAGACGCCAAGGTACCTACTCAGAGTCAAAGGAGATGCTGAGGCAGCCGTCAAGAACTGGGAGAAATATACTGGCATAGAAGCGTCTGCAGATGCTCAAGCTGAAGTCATAAAGAAATCCTGGACGCAGATAATTAAACAAAAGGAGTTTCTAATTACCCTTGTTGGAACAGCAGGGGCATGGTTCCTAATGGATTGGGCTCTTTACGGTAATTCCATAATGTCTAGTTCTATGCTTGGAGTTCTTGTCCCCTCATCTGTGACTGGTCTGGATCATCTGATAAGGACAACAATATATTCTGCGATGATTTTTGGATTTGCGGCATTCCCCGGATACTGGCTCGCAACTTTCACAATAGACCGTATTGGGAGGAAAACTATACAGTCCATAGGTTTTGCAGCAATGGCACTTTCATTTGGAATACTTGGTGTCTTTCATCAGCTTCTTTCTCCGTCGTATATTGTTCAGTTCCTATTACTGTATGGTATGAGCTATTTCTTCATAAACTTCGGGCCAAATGTAACTACATTCATATACCCACCTGAAGTGTTTCCTACAAAGGTTAGGGGGCTAGGAGCAGGCGCTTCAGCAGCTGGTGGAAAAATAGGGGCCTTCGTCGGAACATTCCTTAATGCAATTATATTACGTTCTTCAATAGGTGAATCTGGTCTCTTCATGATACTAGCATTGCTGGCAGCTTTTGGCTTGATCATAACACTGGTTCTGCTTCCAGAGCCTAAGAAACTTGACCTAGATGAGTCTTCTGGAGAGAAGGCACTTCTTGTTTGA
- a CDS encoding site-specific DNA-methyltransferase codes for MIEFSENSHRKSLIEELPRIVERGEKEAQKILDGLSKSQRITLQTNELVLPTKAIGELNKFYGQTIKTENNNEFLNRLIYGDNLLAMQAFLAGDPETGLPSMRGKIDLIYIDPPFDSKANYRTKIHLPTADVEQMPSVIEQFAYSDTWKDGTKSYLEMIVPRLVLMKELLSEKGSIYVHIDWHVGHYVKVIMDEIFGRENFVNEIVWKKTNSPKAQSKGFGTQHDVLYIYRKTPQFIFNQIKKEPDEDYLKSYVYDDNDGRGPYQTVALVAGGIQRSENRKIFEFHGVRAPWLYSLENLERFWSDGRIFKTKTGYRLKVYLKDIALRLYLIYGLTRK; via the coding sequence ATGATTGAATTCAGTGAAAATAGTCATAGAAAATCTTTGATTGAAGAGTTGCCAAGAATAGTGGAAAGAGGCGAGAAAGAGGCCCAAAAAATTCTTGACGGTCTTTCAAAATCGCAAAGAATAACGCTGCAAACAAATGAACTGGTTCTTCCCACAAAAGCAATTGGAGAATTAAATAAATTCTATGGTCAAACTATTAAAACAGAGAATAACAATGAATTTCTCAATAGGCTTATTTATGGTGACAATTTGCTTGCAATGCAAGCATTCCTGGCTGGAGACCCTGAAACTGGACTGCCTTCTATGCGTGGAAAAATAGATCTGATTTACATTGATCCACCATTTGACAGTAAAGCGAATTATAGAACGAAAATACATCTGCCAACTGCTGACGTGGAACAAATGCCTTCTGTAATTGAACAGTTTGCTTACTCTGACACCTGGAAAGATGGAACGAAGTCGTACTTGGAGATGATAGTTCCGAGGTTAGTTCTTATGAAAGAGCTCTTAAGTGAAAAAGGATCCATTTACGTTCACATTGACTGGCACGTTGGGCACTATGTTAAAGTCATTATGGATGAGATTTTTGGGAGGGAGAATTTTGTAAACGAGATCGTATGGAAAAAGACAAACAGCCCAAAAGCCCAATCTAAAGGTTTTGGCACTCAACATGATGTCTTATATATTTACAGAAAGACTCCGCAATTTATATTTAATCAGATCAAGAAGGAACCGGACGAAGATTACCTAAAATCGTATGTATATGATGATAATGACGGCAGAGGGCCTTATCAAACAGTTGCCTTGGTTGCAGGAGGTATACAGAGGAGTGAAAACAGAAAAATTTTCGAATTCCATGGTGTAAGGGCTCCTTGGCTCTATTCATTGGAGAACTTGGAAAGATTCTGGTCCGATGGTAGAATATTCAAGACAAAGACGGGGTACAGGCTAAAAGTTTATCTAAAGGATATAGCGCTCCGCTTGTATCTGATATATGGGTTGACAAGGAAGTAG
- a CDS encoding site-specific DNA-methyltransferase translates to MQGQSSENLGYVTQKPEALLKRIIEASSLPDSIVADFFAGSGTLGAVAEKLGRKWIMCDVGKPACMIMRKRLSDLNARPFLYQSIGDYQKEQFKRSQFRRIGDLAHVVIKLYGAIPFPMQDGIPNNLGYIKQSKTLVYVDSPARITGYSTLKGAQKLRRSVMGRWEKIVVLGWNFDNDIGRIIESLNDDKLEVLVIPPDLLEKLRNKEDCDDLIKNGKVKFSSLRYLSVKPIRRKTVDEAQEELEIELENYVLLSPDALPLDKDDKEKLEKVIEEDPLSLIEYWSIDPDYDGEVFRSKWQDYRENHRNSFKVNRKVKLLVPRTGKKRRVCVRAVDVLGFESMAIQDVR, encoded by the coding sequence TTGCAGGGCCAGTCTTCAGAAAACTTAGGATACGTGACTCAAAAACCAGAGGCTCTCTTAAAAAGGATAATAGAGGCATCTTCGCTGCCGGATTCTATAGTTGCTGATTTTTTTGCAGGCTCTGGGACATTGGGGGCAGTTGCGGAAAAACTTGGAAGAAAATGGATCATGTGCGATGTGGGGAAACCTGCTTGTATGATCATGAGAAAACGGCTAAGCGATCTAAACGCAAGGCCATTCCTCTACCAATCTATAGGTGACTATCAAAAGGAGCAATTCAAGAGGTCACAATTTAGACGTATTGGCGACCTTGCCCATGTTGTCATAAAACTTTATGGGGCAATACCTTTCCCTATGCAGGATGGCATTCCAAACAATTTGGGTTACATAAAACAGAGCAAAACTCTTGTATATGTGGATTCCCCCGCAAGAATAACTGGTTATTCTACTTTGAAGGGAGCCCAGAAACTAAGAAGATCTGTTATGGGCAGGTGGGAAAAAATAGTTGTATTAGGATGGAACTTCGACAACGACATCGGTAGAATCATCGAAAGCCTTAACGACGATAAATTGGAGGTCCTGGTTATACCACCAGACCTGCTTGAAAAACTAAGAAACAAAGAAGATTGTGACGATCTAATTAAAAATGGAAAGGTAAAATTCTCGTCTCTGCGGTATCTCAGTGTGAAGCCCATAAGAAGGAAAACGGTTGACGAAGCCCAAGAAGAGCTGGAAATTGAACTTGAGAATTATGTCTTGCTTTCCCCCGACGCTTTGCCTCTGGACAAAGATGATAAGGAAAAACTTGAGAAAGTGATAGAAGAAGACCCGCTTAGCCTCATCGAATACTGGAGTATTGATCCTGATTACGACGGCGAAGTGTTTAGAAGTAAATGGCAGGATTACAGAGAAAATCATCGGAATAGTTTTAAGGTCAATAGAAAGGTAAAACTCCTTGTGCCAAGAACTGGCAAAAAGAGAAGGGTGTGCGTAAGGGCTGTTGATGTACTGGGGTTTGAAAGTATGGCAATTCAGGATGTAAGATAA